GGCGAAGTTGGGTTAGGCAGCATCAAAAAGCCGGAGGAAGCCAGGGTTATGGTTGACTGGGCCAAAAAATTCGGCATGAAGATTGCCATGCATACAGGCGGTACTTCAATTCCCGGCAGTTCGACAGTGACGGCTGATGATGTCATTGCCGTAGATCCAACCGTTGTCTCGCATGTAAATGGCGGACCAACGGCTATTGCGCCAGCCGAGGTAGACAAATTAATCGATCAGACCAATCTTATTCTGGAAATTGTACAATGCGGCAACCCCAAGATTGCTGATTTGGTTGTGCGCCGTCTGGCGGAAAAAAAGCTGCTGTCCCGGGTGATTATCGGCAATGACGCACCATCCGGTTCGGGGATCATTCCGCTGGGCATTTTGCGCACGATCAGCCAAATTGCTGCGCTGTCGGGGATTCCGGCCCAAGAGGCTATTGCGATGGCAACAGGCAATACCGCCAGAACGTTCGGGTTGAATACCGGTCTGATCGCCGAAGGGAAAGAGGCCGACCTGGTGATTATGGATGCGCCCCTGGGGTCGGTTGGCGCAACTGCCCTGGCGGCCATCAATGCCGGTGATTTGCCGGGGATTGCTTTGGTGATGGTAGACGGAGCGGTTAAAGTGACAAAAAGCCGCAATACGCCGCCGGCGACCCGTTCTTACTGTCTTAAATAAAAAATTCGGACCGAATAAGGAGAGAATGTGATGAAGATCGGCTTTATCGGCCTGGGGGCTATGGGAAAACCGATGGCATTGAATTTGCTGCAGGCAGGCCATGCTGTAACCGTCTGTGATATTAACAGGGACGCTGTCGCCGGACTTGTGGCCAGTGGGGCTGCCGCGGCGGACAATCCGGGAGAACTGGCCGCTGTCGCTGAAATCATTATCATGATGCTGCCCAATGGGGCAATTGTCGAAGCAACTGTGCAGGGCGCTGCGGGCATTTTGTCCAAGGCCCGGCCCGGGTTGTATATTGTTGATATGTCCAGTGTTGCGCCGGAGTGTACAAAGAAAATGGCGGCGCTGGCCAGGGCTCAAGGCGTTCATTATATGGATGCGCCGGTCAGCGGCGGGGTCACCGGCGCAGCCAGCGGAACGTTGACCATCATGGCTGGCGGTGAAGCGGCGGTGGTTGAGGCTTGCCGGCCGGTGCTGGAGATTTTAGGCAAGAAAATCTACTATGCCGGTCAGGCCGGAGCCGGCGACGCGGTAAAGGTTGTCAATAATTTTCTGTTGGCCGCCAATATGGCGGCCGCGGCTGAAGGGTTTGTTCTGGGCGTAAAGCTGGGCTTAGATCCGGCCATATTATTTGATATTGTCAGTGCCAGTTCCGGCAATAGTTATGCCCTCACGGCCAAAATGACCAAATTTGTCTTTCCGGGCAATTTTGTCCCGGGCTTTGCCGTTGATCTGCAGCATAAAGATATCGAATTAGCGCTGGCCGCCGCCAGGGAAGCGGCGGTGGAATTACGGCTGGCTCCCGTAGTTCAGGAGTTCTACCAGGCAGCGCAAACCGCCGGCTGGGGCCGAGAGGACATCGCGGCGATCATTAAACCGCTGGAAGAACAGGCCCGGGTTAAAGTACGGGTAAAAAACGAATAGGTGGGACTCATTTTGAGAGAGTTTTTGGACTATATCAAGGGAAAAGACTATAAGCCGGGCAGTTTAACGCTGGGGGAAACGATTGCAATTGCCACGCAGCTAAACTGGCGGGTGAGCGAGGTCATTCTGGCGGAAGCGGCTGTGGCGCAGGCAATGACGATCCGGGAAGTCAGAGAGGCTGTACTCAGGGCCTTTGATCATAATCTGGCTGCCACTCAGCTCGGCCTGGAGCAGGGACAAAGTTTTTTACTGGGCAAGGTTCCGCAGGAGCTGGCGCAAAACAGTTTTTCGCACCGGCTGGTGGAAGATAATTTTCTGAATAAAGTTTTGGTTTACACCTTAGCAGCGCAGGTGGGAAATCACTCCTGCGGTCTGCAGCCTTGCGCCGGCACTGGCGATTCCTGCACTTACGCCGGTTTAATGCGGGCGTTGAAAGAAGTGGTGCAGGACCGGGGGCAGCTGGCTGAGATCGCCGCCGTTATGCTAAAAGTCGGAACTTTATTCCGGGCGGGGAAAAAAACCACCGGATGCAATATGGAAGGCTTTGGCGCCGGAGCGGCCGCTACCGCAGCCGCTTTAGTCGAATGGCGTAAAGGCAGTCCGGCCATGATGGAGAAGGCGATGGTGCTGGCTTTGTCACCCACCATCGGCAATCCCTGTACGCCCCGGGTCATGGTTGCCGGCCTTTGTGCCACCCATATTGGCGGCGGCGTACTGATTGGCAATTTAGCGGCCAATCTGGCCCTGCATACAACGATTCCGGTTACTGTACCGGTTGATGTGATGCTGACTATGGCGGCGGCGGTGCACCAGGTATCGGCCGAAACGATTGTACCGGTGGTCAACCGTTATATGAAAGCATTTTTTAAAACCAATCAGGCGGTAGAGTCTTTTATCAGCCAGACAGTCAGGCAAGCTGAACAGGCGGCGGTGGAAAAGGCGATTGCCGCTGCTGAGTCTGAGGCGCATGTTCTGGCCGAGCGGGCCAACTCGATTGTGCAGCCGTTTGGGGAGGCCGTTGTCGGCGGCAGCAGCCAGGCGGTCGGATCACCGACCAATACGGGGCGAATTGCTCACTTTCTGGCGTCAGGCGAAATTACAGGCGTGAAAATTGAACTGTACGCAGAGCTGTTTGCCCGTCGGGGCATTAACGTGCCGGGAATATTGATGGGCGCTGTGCTAGGCGCCGGAACAGAGAACAGTGAAGCGTATGCCGAAGTTCTTTCCCTGGTAGAGTCGAGAAAAATTTCGGTTACCATCCAGCAGGCCGCCGAGCCCCAAATGCAGCGGGTGACAGTTTACGCGACAGGCTGTACGGGGATGGTTGAAGCTCTGAATCGCGGCGGGGCCAGGCTTTGCCTGAAGCAAGCGCTGCCTTCGGTTGGCCAGGCGCGGGAAGTAGCGCAAAAACTCGGCATTGTGCTGGTCGATTAACCAGTGTCCAAGCAGACTTGATTTTTCTCCTGAGAGGGGCCGTACCAGTCACAGGCTTCGGCCGGGACGCCAAAAGCAAGATCTATTGGCAAATGACTTGGAAAACTATGCGCTGTTGTCTGGCCTAAAATAGTAGTAAAGCGGGTTTAGGCTGTCAGCAATTGTGTTTTATATAAATAAATGTTACATGGAATCAGTGTAATTGTCATCCGGGAGGTGGATTTAATGAGTAAATATAACTTCGTCAAACCGGAATCGCTGCAACAGGCGCTAGAATTGATGGACAAAACAGCGGATTGTTTTTTGATTGCCGGCGGTACCGACCTGATGGTTAAGCTAAAAGAAAAACGCATCAGTCCTGCGCTGCTTATTGATATTGGTCATTTGCAGGAACTCCGGATGATTG
This genomic interval from Dendrosporobacter quercicolus contains the following:
- a CDS encoding amidohydrolase family protein produces the protein MGTIAIVNIGQLVTGNIEQPLSTADTIIIQEGKFVKIGSAGLVAAYLPEQVIDAGGMTVTPGLIDSHVHPVLGDYTPRQKTEGYLDSAVHGGVTTFISAGEPHLPGRPKDPAGTKALAILAHKAFANLRSSGLKVHAGAVILEKGLLESDFAEMAKAGVWLVGEVGLGSIKKPEEARVMVDWAKKFGMKIAMHTGGTSIPGSSTVTADDVIAVDPTVVSHVNGGPTAIAPAEVDKLIDQTNLILEIVQCGNPKIADLVVRRLAEKKLLSRVIIGNDAPSGSGIIPLGILRTISQIAALSGIPAQEAIAMATGNTARTFGLNTGLIAEGKEADLVIMDAPLGSVGATALAAINAGDLPGIALVMVDGAVKVTKSRNTPPATRSYCLK
- a CDS encoding NAD(P)-dependent oxidoreductase, producing the protein MKIGFIGLGAMGKPMALNLLQAGHAVTVCDINRDAVAGLVASGAAAADNPGELAAVAEIIIMMLPNGAIVEATVQGAAGILSKARPGLYIVDMSSVAPECTKKMAALARAQGVHYMDAPVSGGVTGAASGTLTIMAGGEAAVVEACRPVLEILGKKIYYAGQAGAGDAVKVVNNFLLAANMAAAAEGFVLGVKLGLDPAILFDIVSASSGNSYALTAKMTKFVFPGNFVPGFAVDLQHKDIELALAAAREAAVELRLAPVVQEFYQAAQTAGWGREDIAAIIKPLEEQARVKVRVKNE
- a CDS encoding serine dehydratase, which gives rise to MREFLDYIKGKDYKPGSLTLGETIAIATQLNWRVSEVILAEAAVAQAMTIREVREAVLRAFDHNLAATQLGLEQGQSFLLGKVPQELAQNSFSHRLVEDNFLNKVLVYTLAAQVGNHSCGLQPCAGTGDSCTYAGLMRALKEVVQDRGQLAEIAAVMLKVGTLFRAGKKTTGCNMEGFGAGAAATAAALVEWRKGSPAMMEKAMVLALSPTIGNPCTPRVMVAGLCATHIGGGVLIGNLAANLALHTTIPVTVPVDVMLTMAAAVHQVSAETIVPVVNRYMKAFFKTNQAVESFISQTVRQAEQAAVEKAIAAAESEAHVLAERANSIVQPFGEAVVGGSSQAVGSPTNTGRIAHFLASGEITGVKIELYAELFARRGINVPGILMGAVLGAGTENSEAYAEVLSLVESRKISVTIQQAAEPQMQRVTVYATGCTGMVEALNRGGARLCLKQALPSVGQAREVAQKLGIVLVD